In Colletotrichum destructivum chromosome 1, complete sequence, the sequence CAGCAGTGCTGTCAGGAACAGCCTTGGACAGTGCAGGAGACGCAGCAGTCGAAGGGGGAGAGGCCGGGTTTTCGCTATCCAAGTTGGCGAGTGCGCTATGAACAGGGTTAGTGGCTTTGGCTAAGAGCAacagaaaaggggggggaccCGCGGGAACTTACCTGAAGGCGTTGGTGTGTTGCGTAGTGGGCGGCGTTCCGGTGCGAGATGAAGCACCTGAATCCTCGCCAGGTCGGCCAAGGGAGCCGCCGGGTCCGAGTCTGCGACCGCTGTTGCTGCGCGAGCTGAACATGGAGGTGGGGCCAAGGGAGATGTTGCCGCTGGCAGCTCTGTTGGTGGAGCCCTTCAGGCGCCGCAGGTCGTCCATACCGACCTGGTTGGACTGAGCCTGCATATAGCCGGACGAAAAGTTGCGAGAGTCGCCACGGCCCATGTTGGGGCGACCGCCGGGACCGCgctggctgccgccgcgcTGGTTCTCCTGCGCTTTTTGCAGAGCAGCTGCCTCGGCCTGTCATTTCTGTTAGCATCGAACGTGATCATCAAGAAACGTAGACAGCATACCTCTGCGCGGATCTCGTCAAGGGTCTTGGGGCCCTTGTTTGCTTCCTTGGAAGCCCAGCCACCCTTGCGGAGGTCGATAACGTCCAAAAGCATGAATTTCAATCTGCTCGCAAGCTCGGGCATGTCCATCATGTGCTGGATGCGGTCGAAGTAGACGTTCATCAAGGCCTTACCCTTGTCTGAGGCGTCGAGGTTGCTACCGATGGTTCTCAGCAGCTTGGACAAAGACTCTATCTCAGCCTCGTCGGGAATGCCCTCGTAGTCGACAAGTTTGCGGACACACTCATGCATGATGCGCTCCGTGAGCATGCCAAGTTTGTACAGTTCACCAATGAACTGAACGAGACCGAGTCCACGACgcttggcggcagcggcgatgTAGTACTCATCAGAGAGCATGGCAGCCTCCGATGACTGAGGCTTGCCTTCGTCAACCTCTTCGGGCTTGGTGGGCAGGTTGACCTTCCAGCCACGCTCAAATTCTTCCTGGCAACGGTTGAGCAGGTACTTGCGGAacaaggcgccgccgctAACGACAACGCcgttcttgtccttgatgttCTCGTCGCGAATCTCGGGGCTCATGGTGTCAAGCATACGCTTGCAGAACTTGGCATACATGGACGCCCAGTGAGCCTCGTCGGTAGCCTTCTCAAAGGTGAGCTGGATAACCTGGCGGAGGGTGCGGCCGTCGGACTCGTCCTTGGACTGGCCGGCAATGGTGAGGATCTGGTCGGCAATCTTGTCGAACTTCTCCGGGGTCATCTTGTTGAGAGCAGCCTTGACCTTACGCTGAACCATTTCGGGGTCCATGTGATCGGCGCCAGGAGTAGGGCCAGAGGCGCTCGGCTTGCCAATGCTGGTCGGCTTCCAGCCAGTAGCTGAGACCGTAATAGGCTTGAGCTCCATACCCGCAGTGAGAGGCATCGTCTTGGCCGCCTGCGCATCCTTGGCGTTGTAGTCGTTGCGTCTGCTACCACCGCCTCCTCTGGCGGAACGGGTTCTGGGAGAGTTGGGTCCCATgttggaggaagagggcgtgCGCACCATCTGGGGGCCGGGGAACGAACGGAAAGTGCCCATGTTGCCGACAGGGCCACCTCCGGAGCCCATAGCAGCGTTGGCCATGGCAAACCGCTCGGCAGAAGTAGTGCCTCGGACGTTGTTGGAAGGGGCTCTGAAACCACCCATGGTGGAGTTTGCGGTcgtggcggcagcgccgcGCTGGGatccgccgcggccggaACCGGCGCGGGGAGTGGACGCAGAGCGAGAGCCATCGTTGTCGCCAATCAGCGACTTGACCTGTTGGTGGAACTCGGTGGAAGGTTGCTCAGTGAAGACCTTCTGGAACTGCAGCAAGAACTGAGCGTCGTACTTGAAagtcttgcccttcttggcgACCGCAGCATTCAGGGCCGGATTAGGAGAGCTGATGCCAGAGGGATAAAGATCCTGGTTCATGACAGTCAAGAAGCGAGCAGACTTCAAGGACTGAAGAGCAGCGCTGGGCTGAGGTGCCTCCACGGGCTTGGTGTTGAGGGGTGCCAGGTTCAAAGGAGACGGCTTGGAGCCGCGCTTCTCGGTGGGGGTAGCTTTGGGCGCAGAAGCCTCGGTAGGAGTTGAGGCCTTTGAATCGCCAATGCTGAGACTGGAAAGCTTGtcggcaacatcgccaaCCTGGGCAGGCTCACTCTCGCCAGCCTTGGTTTTcgcgagaagctcggcgacaGAGGCACCAGCAGCCTCGGCAcgcttcctctccttctcctcctcgagacgCTCCATCTCGCGCTCAGCCTCGCGGAGTTTGCGGTCTGCCTCGGCGGCATTGGTGGCCTTGTTAGCTTCATCAGCCTTCTTCTgtgcctccttctcggccttcttcttagCATTGTactcggcggcctccttctcgcgacgggcatcctcctcttccattTCGCGGATCATGCGCTCCacttcatcctcctcgtcggcagcggGCTCAGCAGGCTTCTCGGCCACCTTCTCAACAGGCTTCTCGGCTTCTGCCTTGGCCTTTGCCTCGGCAGCtgccttctcttcctcggccgccttggccttggccgccttctcttcttcctcggccttgcgTTtgatctcggcctcctcttcAGCCTTGCGGGCCTcttccttggccttctcctcagcctcggcctgggccttggcttcggcagccttcttctcatcttcggcagccttggccttggcctccgcctcttccttcGCCTTATCCTCACCGCCCTTGGCCTGTTGGATCTTGGCCCTCAACTCATCCTGAATCTCTTGACGAGTCTTAGGAGTTGCCTGGCTGTCGGCGCGGACGTGGGAGGGAGTGGCTGACTTGGGAGGAGGAGTTGGGGTCGAAGTCACAATCGG encodes:
- a CDS encoding Putative MIF4G-like, type 3, eukaryotic translation initiation factor 4G1, eIF4E-binding protein — its product is MTSTANPQSNPAPNTSAATSAPSYASAAGATKKQASTPLIATGSNPPVVVGGSSAQNAKPSAPSPVNGRPPITPAVPAAPAVAHGSSNNNMNGNAPDHARKSSVTLSANGPNSFAPNGGPVGGSKPGIQFGYNSPAVAHSTPQATAAPIPIPGSNNQRVPSPAHSPSPIPQPSASGGRPPSGMAPSNAMTFGSLGSDGDRHMRQASTPQTQTAQPAQPGSHIRRESGVSQHSDAAGPNQGPNQGPNRQGFQPQGGRGRGFNPHQPPYNANMGFPPNQQYRNGQGRGGMPPAFHPGRPMQPYPNSPQPARSPALAQSQPGTPNMPPAQMHPMPMATPPQYHYPPPNMAQQQVHTPSLQDAFVPSTLAPSFVPSVKSKKKKSQYQTWEKFPHSKSRYTDSSHDMSYDNTKPRRYSKHGDHLWTAPGRPSPRYHPDLGEHNFAERGFVSSNETRALLPLPSVPSIDLSPESGNYERLLTNTKQQYGYPPQPTQYDQFGRPMYYNQMGYMPSPPGGPPTFQPGFVPPPYHQPAPTAMSRTSSHSERPSSSTGQPSQPVVVSGTPQSQNAQVKTPVVASSSGNFVRPKKSAAIVIKNAAGEAVDFKSIKTPSSPAPSIQQSKTPPIVTSTPTPPPKSATPSHVRADSQATPKTRQEIQDELRAKIQQAKGGEDKAKEEAEAKAKAAEDEKKAAEAKAQAEAEEKAKEEARKAEEEAEIKRKAEEEEKAAKAKAAEEEKAAAEAKAKAEAEKPVEKVAEKPAEPAADEEDEVERMIREMEEEDARREKEAAEYNAKKKAEKEAQKKADEANKATNAAEADRKLREAEREMERLEEEKERKRAEAAGASVAELLAKTKAGESEPAQVGDVADKLSSLSIGDSKASTPTEASAPKATPTEKRGSKPSPLNLAPLNTKPVEAPQPSAALQSLKSARFLTVMNQDLYPSGISSPNPALNAAVAKKGKTFKYDAQFLLQFQKVFTEQPSTEFHQQVKSLIGDNDGSRSASTPRAGSGRGGSQRGAAATTANSTMGGFRAPSNNVRGTTSAERFAMANAAMGSGGGPVGNMGTFRSFPGPQMVRTPSSSNMGPNSPRTRSARGGGGSRRNDYNAKDAQAAKTMPLTAGMELKPITVSATGWKPTSIGKPSASGPTPGADHMDPEMVQRKVKAALNKMTPEKFDKIADQILTIAGQSKDESDGRTLRQVIQLTFEKATDEAHWASMYAKFCKRMLDTMSPEIRDENIKDKNGVVVSGGALFRKYLLNRCQEEFERGWKVNLPTKPEEVDEGKPQSSEAAMLSDEYYIAAAAKRRGLGLVQFIGELYKLGMLTERIMHECVRKLVDYEGIPDEAEIESLSKLLRTIGSNLDASDKGKALMNVYFDRIQHMMDMPELASRLKFMLLDVIDLRKGGWASKEANKGPKTLDEIRAEAEAAALQKAQENQRGGSQRGPGGRPNMGRGDSRNFSSGYMQAQSNQVGMDDLRRLKGSTNRAASGNISLGPTSMFSSRSNSGRRLGPGGSLGRPGEDSGASSRTGTPPTTQHTNAFSALANLDSENPASPPSTAASPALSKAVPDSTAAESK